Proteins encoded in a region of the Frondihabitans sp. 762G35 genome:
- a CDS encoding DUF6704 family protein, translating into MSTQTSSKATPGPKHDDEHDAGEGHGNSPAAWTAVVIMLVAFAVGTIAFCFDLPIVVWISFGVLLLGLVTGFVLKRLGYGVGGHRYVPKAHS; encoded by the coding sequence GTGAGCACCCAGACCTCGAGCAAGGCAACCCCGGGCCCGAAGCACGACGACGAGCACGACGCCGGCGAAGGCCACGGCAACTCGCCCGCCGCCTGGACGGCCGTCGTCATCATGCTGGTCGCGTTCGCCGTCGGCACCATCGCGTTCTGCTTCGACCTGCCCATCGTGGTGTGGATCTCGTTCGGCGTCCTGCTCCTCGGCCTCGTGACCGGCTTCGTCCTGAAGCGTCTGGGCTACGGCGTCGGCGGTCACCGCTACGTGCCGAAGGCGCACAGCTAG
- a CDS encoding glutamate synthase subunit beta — translation MADPKGFLKVQQRELPKRRPVSVRLMDWKEVYEQQESGELRRQAGRCMDCGVPFCHQGCPLGNLIPEWNDLMWRGEGRQAIERLHATNNFPEFTGRLCPAPCESSCVLGINQPPVTIKQVEVSIIDQAFQNGWVTPHPPERLTGKTVAVVGSGPAGLAAAQQLTRAGHTVAVYERDDRIGGLLRYGIPDFKMEKKQLEQRLAQMQAEGTRFRAGVEIGVDITWDDLRARYDAVIVATGATVPRDLPIPGRDLAGVHFAMEYLVEQNRVGAGESIPDQISAEGKHVVVLGGGDTGADCIGTSHRQGALSVTNLAIGKQPPQERPEDQPWPMAPTLFEVSSAHEEGGERMYLASTVEFLANEVGEVRAIRVAETEFVDGRRVPKSGTEREIPADLVLLALGFTGPEREALEQQLRVPFDSRGAIERDARYETGEAGVFVTGDAGRGQSLIVWAIAEGRATAAAVDTYLEGTTSLPSPVKPTDRPISVF, via the coding sequence GTGGCTGACCCGAAGGGCTTCCTCAAGGTCCAGCAGCGCGAGCTGCCCAAGCGTCGACCCGTCTCCGTCAGGCTCATGGACTGGAAAGAGGTCTACGAGCAGCAGGAGTCGGGCGAGCTCCGCCGCCAGGCCGGCCGCTGCATGGACTGCGGCGTCCCGTTCTGCCACCAGGGCTGCCCCCTCGGGAACCTCATCCCCGAGTGGAACGACCTCATGTGGCGCGGCGAGGGCCGCCAGGCGATCGAGCGCCTGCACGCGACGAACAACTTCCCGGAGTTCACCGGGCGGCTCTGCCCCGCCCCGTGCGAGTCGTCCTGCGTGCTCGGGATCAACCAGCCGCCCGTGACCATCAAGCAGGTCGAGGTCTCGATCATCGACCAGGCCTTCCAGAACGGCTGGGTCACCCCCCACCCGCCGGAGCGCCTCACCGGCAAGACCGTCGCCGTCGTCGGCTCCGGTCCCGCCGGTCTCGCCGCCGCCCAGCAGCTCACCCGCGCGGGCCACACCGTCGCCGTCTACGAGCGGGACGACCGCATCGGCGGGCTGCTCCGCTACGGGATCCCCGACTTCAAGATGGAGAAGAAGCAGCTGGAGCAGCGGCTCGCCCAGATGCAGGCCGAGGGCACCCGCTTCCGGGCCGGCGTCGAGATCGGCGTCGACATCACCTGGGACGATCTCCGCGCCCGCTACGACGCGGTCATCGTCGCCACGGGTGCGACCGTCCCGCGCGACCTCCCGATCCCGGGCCGCGACCTCGCCGGAGTGCACTTCGCCATGGAGTACCTCGTCGAGCAGAACCGCGTCGGCGCGGGGGAGTCGATCCCCGACCAGATCTCCGCGGAGGGCAAGCACGTGGTCGTCCTCGGTGGCGGCGACACCGGTGCCGACTGCATCGGGACGTCGCACCGCCAGGGCGCCCTCTCGGTGACGAACCTCGCGATCGGCAAGCAGCCGCCGCAGGAGCGTCCCGAGGACCAGCCGTGGCCGATGGCTCCGACCCTCTTCGAGGTCTCGAGCGCGCACGAGGAGGGCGGGGAGCGCATGTACCTCGCGTCCACCGTCGAATTCCTGGCGAACGAGGTCGGCGAGGTCCGGGCCATCCGGGTCGCGGAGACCGAGTTCGTCGACGGCCGCCGCGTCCCGAAGTCGGGAACCGAGCGCGAGATCCCCGCCGACCTGGTCCTGCTGGCCCTCGGCTTCACCGGTCCGGAGCGGGAAGCGCTGGAGCAGCAGCTCCGCGTCCCGTTCGACTCGCGCGGCGCCATCGAGCGCGATGCGCGCTACGAGACCGGCGAGGCCGGCGTGTTCGTCACCGGCGATGCCGGTCGCGGCCAGTCCCTCATCGTCTGGGCGATCGCGGAGGGCCGCGCGACGGCCGCCGCGGTCGACACCTACCTGGAGGGCACGACCTCGCTGCCGTCCCCGGTGAAGCCCACCGACCGTCCGATCTCGGTCTTCTGA
- the lgt gene encoding prolipoprotein diacylglyceryl transferase yields the protein MSLPLSIPSPSAAWQYLDVTAFLQDTFGATLPFTLRIHAYAICILLGIVAAVLVTNARLNRRGAERWIIIDLAIWCVPFGIVGGRFFHVVTHTNDYFGPGKNPWSAFFIWEGGLAIFGALAFGALGAWLGCRQTGIRFSVFADALAPGLMLAQAFGRLGNYFNHELFGTPTTLPWGLEIETTNPAYPVGLPAGTLFHPTFAYEILWNLFGMAVILLINKNVKLEWGKTIALYFIWYGTGRMWFESIRTDYSTLVLGIRVNVWVAFLAVGIGVLVFYIQSRRHTGRVPSAYVPGRGPNDADFAPVLSGEVDHPELDSVDGDAADDDATSRTASTTPAIKA from the coding sequence GTGTCCTTGCCTCTGAGCATCCCGAGTCCGTCCGCCGCCTGGCAGTACCTCGACGTGACGGCCTTCCTCCAGGACACCTTCGGCGCCACGCTCCCGTTCACCCTCCGCATCCACGCCTACGCCATCTGCATCCTTCTCGGCATCGTGGCGGCGGTCCTGGTCACGAACGCGCGCCTCAACCGACGCGGCGCCGAGCGCTGGATCATCATCGACCTCGCGATCTGGTGCGTGCCCTTCGGCATCGTCGGCGGGCGGTTCTTCCACGTGGTGACCCACACCAACGACTACTTCGGCCCCGGCAAGAACCCGTGGTCGGCCTTCTTCATCTGGGAGGGCGGGCTCGCGATCTTCGGTGCCCTGGCCTTCGGCGCCTTGGGCGCCTGGCTCGGCTGCCGCCAGACGGGCATCCGCTTCTCGGTCTTCGCCGACGCCCTCGCCCCCGGCCTCATGCTGGCGCAGGCGTTCGGCCGCCTCGGCAACTACTTCAACCACGAGCTCTTCGGGACCCCGACGACGCTGCCGTGGGGTCTCGAGATCGAGACGACCAACCCGGCCTACCCGGTCGGTCTTCCCGCGGGCACGCTCTTCCACCCGACGTTCGCCTACGAGATCCTCTGGAACCTCTTCGGCATGGCGGTCATCCTGCTCATCAACAAGAACGTGAAGCTCGAGTGGGGCAAGACCATCGCGCTCTACTTCATCTGGTACGGCACCGGCCGGATGTGGTTCGAGTCCATCCGTACCGACTACAGCACGCTCGTCCTCGGTATCCGGGTCAACGTGTGGGTCGCCTTCCTCGCGGTCGGAATCGGCGTCCTCGTCTTCTACATCCAGTCGAGGCGCCACACGGGACGCGTGCCGAGCGCGTACGTCCCGGGCCGCGGCCCGAACGACGCCGACTTCGCGCCGGTCCTGAGCGGTGAGGTCGATCACCCTGAGCTAGACTCCGTAGACGGAGACGCGGCCGACGACGACGCCACCTCCCGTACGGCAAGCACCACCCCCGCGATCAAGGCCTGA
- the gltB gene encoding glutamate synthase large subunit — protein sequence MALTPAHQTFSSIPAAQGLYDPAQEKDACGLAMVATLRGTPGHDIIDAALGALRNLEHRGAVGSDAGTGDGAGILMQVPDAFFREVVEFELPAAGHYAVGIGFLPTDDQERRELKHALETLAASESLRVVGWRDVPVRPHELGTLSRNAMPAFEQLFVASAHGEQRLEGLALDRLAFRFRKRAERELGAYFTSLSSRTMVYKGMVTTLQLEPFYPDLSDERVASKLAIVHSRYSTNTFPSWPLAQPFRMIAHNGEINTVRGNRNWMRARQSQLESELVGDLTPLMPIVSPGNSDSASFDEVVELLSLTGRSLPHAIMMMVPEAWENQVGIDPVLRDFYEYHSMLMEPWDGPAAITFTDGSLAGATLDRNGLRPGRYLVTDDGLVVLASEIGVIDIDPAKVVRKGRLRPGKMFLVDTEAGRIIEDDEIKQQLASSEEYGEWLEMGRIHLKDLPEREHIVHTPASVTRRQRTFGYTEEEVRILLTPMARTGAEPLGAMGSDTPIAVLSDRPRLLFDYFTQQFAQVTNPPLDSIREAVVTSLKLGLGPERNLLAATPEHARQVILDFPVIDNDELAKIQHIDPHAGSRLTTTLRGLYRVDQGPRAMEDRIAELCREVDEAIEEGTAFIVLSDRDSTADHAPIPSLLMLAAVHHHLIRTENRMKVGLIVEAGDVREVHHVATLIGYGASAINPYLAMETCENLVRGGMITGISPEQAVKNVIKALGKGVLKIMSKMGISTVSSYAAAQAFEAVGLSHEFVDTYFTGTSTRLGGVGIDVIANENAQRHLSAYPADGATAAHERLQTGGEYQWRREGPPHLFNPETVFRLQHATRTRRYDIFREYTKMVDDQAENLMTLRGLFTLRTGIRPVVPLDEVESVASIVKRFSTGAMSYGSISQEAHETLAIAMNRLGGKSNTGEGGEDVERLLDPERRSAVKQVASGRFGVTSMYLTYATDIQLKMAQGAKPGEGGQLPPSKVYPWVARTRHATPGVGLISPPPHHDIYSIEDLKQLIFDVKRANPTARVHVKLVSQSGIGAVAAGVTKALADVVLVSGHDGGTGASPLNSLKHAGTPWEIGLAETQQTLMLNGMRDRVVVQVDGQMKTGRDVIVAALLGGEEFGFATAPLVVSGCILMRVCHLDTCPVGVATQNPELRKRFTGKAEYVVNFFEFLAQEVREYLSALGFRSLDDAIGHSELLGVDRAVDHWKASGLDLEPVLVGPVFSDDEPRRNRVAQDHELEKHFDNQLIAATSEVLEAGGRIELTLPIRNTERAVGTMLGHEVTVRHGEHGLPTGSSIDITLIGSAGQSLGAFLPGGITLRLEGDSNDYVGKGLSGGTVVVRPPRTATFAAEENVIAGNVIGYGATQGSMFIRGIVGERFLVRNSGASAVVEGVGDHALEYMTGGLAVILGTTGRNLGAGMSGGTAYVHRLERENVNDDALSTGELLLEPLGSADIEILTDLLQRHLAETGSVVAERLLLDVEKTAEEFVKVLPRDYAAVMLTRKTAVDEGLDPDGDEVWNRIMEVTGG from the coding sequence ATGGCTCTCACGCCAGCGCACCAGACATTCAGCAGCATCCCCGCCGCCCAGGGTCTCTACGACCCTGCCCAGGAGAAGGACGCCTGCGGCCTCGCCATGGTCGCCACGCTCCGGGGCACCCCGGGCCACGACATCATCGACGCCGCCCTCGGCGCCCTGCGCAACCTGGAGCACCGCGGCGCGGTCGGCTCCGACGCGGGCACCGGCGACGGCGCGGGCATCCTGATGCAGGTCCCCGACGCGTTCTTCCGCGAGGTCGTCGAGTTCGAGCTGCCCGCCGCCGGCCACTACGCCGTCGGCATCGGCTTCCTGCCGACCGACGACCAGGAGCGTCGTGAGCTGAAGCACGCGCTCGAGACGCTCGCCGCGAGCGAGTCGCTCCGCGTCGTCGGCTGGCGCGACGTCCCGGTGCGCCCGCACGAGCTCGGCACCCTGTCGCGCAACGCCATGCCCGCGTTCGAGCAGCTCTTCGTCGCGTCCGCCCACGGCGAGCAGCGCCTCGAGGGTCTCGCGCTCGACCGGCTCGCCTTCCGCTTCCGCAAGAGGGCCGAGCGCGAGCTCGGCGCCTACTTCACGTCGCTCTCGAGCCGGACCATGGTCTACAAGGGCATGGTCACGACGCTCCAGCTCGAGCCCTTCTACCCCGACCTCTCCGACGAGCGGGTCGCCTCGAAGCTCGCGATCGTCCACTCCCGCTACTCGACCAACACGTTCCCGTCGTGGCCGCTCGCCCAGCCGTTCCGCATGATCGCGCACAACGGCGAGATCAACACGGTGCGGGGCAACCGCAACTGGATGCGCGCCCGCCAGTCGCAGCTCGAGTCGGAGCTCGTCGGCGACCTCACGCCCCTCATGCCCATCGTGAGCCCCGGCAACAGCGACTCCGCCTCGTTCGACGAGGTCGTGGAGCTCCTCAGCCTCACCGGTCGGTCGCTCCCGCACGCGATCATGATGATGGTGCCGGAGGCGTGGGAGAACCAGGTCGGCATCGACCCCGTCCTCCGCGACTTCTACGAGTACCACTCGATGCTCATGGAGCCGTGGGACGGCCCCGCCGCCATCACCTTCACCGACGGATCGCTCGCCGGTGCGACGCTCGACCGCAACGGTCTCCGCCCGGGGCGCTACCTCGTCACGGACGACGGTCTCGTCGTGCTCGCGAGCGAGATCGGCGTCATCGACATCGACCCCGCCAAGGTCGTCCGCAAGGGCCGTCTGCGCCCCGGCAAGATGTTCCTCGTCGACACCGAAGCCGGCCGCATCATCGAGGACGACGAGATCAAGCAGCAGCTCGCCTCCTCCGAGGAGTACGGCGAGTGGCTGGAGATGGGACGCATCCACCTCAAGGACCTCCCGGAGCGCGAGCACATCGTTCACACTCCGGCGTCCGTGACGAGGCGCCAGCGCACCTTCGGCTACACGGAGGAGGAGGTCCGCATCCTGCTGACCCCCATGGCCCGCACCGGCGCCGAGCCCCTCGGCGCGATGGGCAGCGACACCCCCATCGCCGTGCTCTCCGACCGACCGCGTCTGCTCTTCGACTACTTCACGCAGCAGTTCGCGCAGGTGACGAACCCGCCGCTCGACTCGATCCGCGAGGCCGTCGTCACGTCGTTGAAGCTCGGCCTCGGGCCGGAGCGCAACCTCCTCGCGGCGACGCCCGAGCACGCCCGACAGGTGATCCTCGACTTCCCCGTCATCGACAACGACGAGCTTGCGAAGATCCAGCACATCGACCCCCACGCAGGATCCCGCCTGACGACGACCCTGCGCGGCCTCTACCGCGTCGACCAGGGCCCCCGCGCCATGGAGGACCGCATCGCCGAGCTCTGCCGCGAGGTCGACGAGGCGATCGAGGAGGGCACGGCGTTCATCGTCCTCTCCGACCGCGACTCGACGGCGGACCACGCTCCGATCCCGTCGCTCCTGATGCTCGCCGCGGTCCACCACCACCTGATCCGCACCGAGAACCGCATGAAGGTCGGGCTCATCGTGGAGGCGGGCGACGTCCGCGAGGTCCACCACGTCGCGACCCTGATCGGCTACGGCGCCTCGGCGATCAACCCCTACCTGGCCATGGAGACGTGCGAGAACCTCGTGCGCGGCGGCATGATCACCGGCATCTCGCCGGAGCAGGCCGTTAAGAACGTGATCAAGGCGCTCGGCAAGGGCGTGCTCAAGATCATGTCGAAGATGGGCATCTCGACGGTGTCGTCCTACGCCGCGGCGCAGGCCTTCGAGGCGGTCGGACTCAGCCACGAGTTCGTCGACACCTACTTCACCGGCACCTCGACGCGCCTCGGCGGCGTCGGGATCGACGTCATCGCGAACGAGAACGCGCAGCGCCACCTCAGCGCCTACCCGGCCGACGGCGCGACGGCGGCGCACGAGCGCCTCCAGACCGGCGGCGAGTACCAGTGGCGCCGCGAGGGGCCGCCCCACCTGTTCAACCCGGAGACCGTCTTCCGACTGCAGCACGCCACCCGCACGAGGCGCTACGACATCTTCCGCGAGTACACGAAGATGGTCGACGACCAGGCCGAGAACCTCATGACGCTGCGCGGTCTGTTCACGCTGCGCACGGGCATCCGGCCCGTCGTGCCCCTCGACGAGGTCGAGTCGGTCGCGTCGATCGTCAAGCGCTTCTCCACCGGCGCGATGAGCTACGGCTCCATCTCGCAGGAGGCCCACGAAACGCTCGCCATCGCGATGAACCGCCTCGGCGGCAAGTCCAACACGGGCGAGGGCGGCGAGGACGTGGAGCGGCTCCTCGACCCCGAGCGTCGCAGCGCCGTGAAGCAGGTCGCGTCGGGCCGGTTCGGCGTGACGAGCATGTACCTCACCTACGCCACCGACATCCAGCTGAAGATGGCTCAGGGTGCCAAGCCCGGCGAGGGCGGTCAGCTCCCGCCGTCGAAGGTCTACCCCTGGGTGGCGCGCACGCGTCACGCCACCCCCGGCGTCGGCCTCATCTCGCCGCCGCCGCACCACGACATCTACTCGATCGAAGACCTCAAGCAGCTGATCTTCGACGTCAAGCGGGCCAACCCGACCGCGCGCGTCCACGTCAAGCTCGTGTCGCAGTCGGGCATCGGCGCGGTCGCCGCGGGGGTGACGAAGGCCCTCGCCGACGTCGTCCTCGTCTCCGGCCACGACGGCGGGACGGGCGCGAGCCCGCTCAACTCGCTGAAGCACGCCGGCACCCCGTGGGAGATCGGGCTGGCCGAGACGCAGCAGACGCTCATGCTCAACGGCATGCGCGACCGCGTCGTCGTGCAGGTCGACGGCCAGATGAAGACGGGTCGCGACGTCATCGTCGCGGCGCTGCTGGGAGGCGAGGAGTTCGGTTTCGCGACCGCACCCCTGGTGGTCTCCGGCTGCATCCTGATGCGCGTCTGCCACCTCGACACCTGCCCCGTCGGCGTCGCCACCCAGAACCCGGAGCTGCGCAAGCGCTTCACGGGCAAGGCGGAGTACGTCGTCAACTTCTTCGAGTTCTTGGCGCAGGAGGTGCGCGAATACCTCTCCGCGCTCGGCTTCCGCTCGCTCGACGACGCGATCGGCCACAGCGAACTGCTGGGCGTCGACCGCGCCGTCGACCACTGGAAGGCCTCGGGCCTCGACCTGGAGCCGGTCCTCGTCGGCCCGGTCTTCTCCGACGACGAACCGCGCCGCAACCGCGTCGCGCAGGACCACGAGCTCGAGAAGCACTTCGACAACCAGCTCATCGCGGCGACCTCCGAGGTATTGGAGGCGGGCGGCAGGATCGAGCTGACGCTTCCCATCCGCAACACGGAGCGGGCCGTCGGCACGATGCTCGGGCACGAGGTGACCGTCCGCCACGGCGAGCACGGCCTCCCCACGGGCAGCAGCATCGACATCACCCTTATCGGCTCGGCGGGGCAGTCCCTCGGGGCGTTCCTCCCGGGCGGCATCACGCTGCGCCTCGAGGGTGACAGCAACGACTACGTCGGCAAGGGCCTCTCCGGCGGCACCGTCGTCGTCCGTCCGCCGCGCACGGCCACGTTCGCGGCCGAGGAGAACGTCATCGCCGGCAACGTGATCGGCTACGGCGCGACGCAGGGCAGCATGTTCATCCGCGGGATCGTGGGGGAGCGCTTCCTCGTCCGCAACTCGGGTGCGAGCGCCGTCGTCGAGGGGGTGGGCGACCACGCTCTCGAGTACATGACGGGCGGACTCGCCGTCATCCTCGGGACGACCGGGCGCAACCTCGGCGCCGGGATGAGCGGCGGCACCGCCTACGTCCACCGCCTCGAACGCGAGAACGTCAACGACGACGCGCTGTCGACGGGGGAGCTCCTGCTGGAGCCTCTCGGCAGCGCCGACATCGAGATCCTGACCGACCTGCTCCAGCGCCACCTGGCCGAGACGGGCTCGGTGGTCGCCGAGCGGCTCCTGCTCGACGTCGAGAAGACGGCGGAAGAGTTCGTGAAGGTCCTGCCCCGCGACTACGCGGCGGTCATGCTCACCCGGAAGACGGCGGTCGACGAGGGGCTCGACCCCGACGGCGACGAAGTCTGGAACAGAATCATGGAGGTGACCGGTGGCTGA
- a CDS encoding Trp biosynthesis-associated membrane protein, with product MPARRLKLVTILLGLALAAVGFLASTQTWVAVRASTPEGGTIDVAAAGGVAAPALSALSLAGLALFGAITIAGRAFRVVLGVLEMVLGGCVILSSALSIGDPVSAASSALTKATGVSGDASVQRLVLSHTVTPWPWVALVGGVLGVLLGLAVIVTSGSWPESAKRYQSVRIVDENAPTDPVAAWDTLSVGADPTAPAEASPEGAGESLDPEADDRRPGRTR from the coding sequence ATGCCCGCGCGTCGTCTCAAGCTCGTCACGATCCTCCTCGGGCTCGCTCTCGCCGCGGTCGGGTTCCTGGCGTCCACGCAGACCTGGGTCGCCGTGCGCGCGTCGACCCCGGAGGGCGGCACGATCGACGTCGCCGCGGCGGGCGGCGTCGCCGCTCCGGCCCTCTCGGCGCTCTCCCTGGCGGGCCTCGCCCTGTTCGGGGCGATCACGATCGCCGGGCGGGCGTTCCGCGTCGTGCTGGGCGTCCTCGAGATGGTGCTCGGCGGCTGCGTCATCCTCTCCTCGGCCCTCTCGATTGGCGACCCCGTGTCCGCCGCCTCGAGCGCTCTCACGAAGGCCACCGGGGTCAGCGGCGACGCGTCGGTCCAGCGCCTCGTCCTGTCGCACACCGTGACGCCCTGGCCGTGGGTCGCGCTCGTGGGGGGCGTCCTCGGCGTCCTGCTCGGGCTCGCCGTCATCGTGACGAGCGGCTCCTGGCCCGAGTCGGCGAAGCGCTACCAGTCGGTCCGCATCGTCGACGAGAACGCGCCCACCGACCCCGTGGCCGCCTGGGACACCCTGAGCGTCGGGGCCGATCCGACGGCTCCGGCGGAGGCCTCTCCGGAGGGCGCCGGAGAGTCTCTCGACCCGGAGGCGGACGATCGCCGGCCGGGCCGCACCCGGTAG
- the trpB gene encoding tryptophan synthase subunit beta produces MTTLRDAVGPYFGDFGGRYVPESLIAALDELDEAYRAAAVDPEFQAELAQLHKTYTGRPSIITEVPRFAEHAGGARILLKREDLNHTGSHKINNVLGQALLARKLGKTRLIAETGAGQHGVATATAAALFGMECVVYMGEVDTQRQAVNVARMRLLGAEVVSVTTGSRTLKDAINDALRDWVSSVEKTHYVLGTVAGPHPFPTMVRDFHKIIGEEARQQVLELTGALPDIVGACVGGGSNAIGIFDAFLDDEGVELYGFEAGGDGVETGRHAASITLGRTGVLQGAKSYLMQDDDGQTVESHSISAGLDYPSVGPEHAWLAKIGRVTYEPVVDADAMEAFRLLTQTEGIIPAIESSHALAGAIRLGLDRGPDTTILINLSGRGDKDVATASRYFGILDEEAQQL; encoded by the coding sequence ATGACCACCCTGCGCGACGCCGTGGGCCCCTATTTCGGCGACTTCGGCGGCCGATACGTGCCCGAGTCCCTCATCGCCGCCCTCGACGAGCTCGACGAGGCCTACCGGGCGGCCGCGGTCGACCCCGAGTTCCAGGCCGAGCTCGCCCAGCTCCACAAGACCTACACGGGCCGACCGTCGATCATCACCGAGGTGCCCCGGTTCGCCGAGCACGCCGGAGGCGCCCGCATCCTGCTCAAGCGCGAAGACCTCAACCACACGGGCTCGCACAAGATCAACAACGTGCTCGGCCAGGCCCTCCTCGCCCGCAAGCTCGGCAAGACGCGCCTCATCGCCGAGACCGGAGCGGGCCAGCACGGCGTCGCCACGGCGACGGCGGCCGCGCTGTTCGGCATGGAGTGCGTCGTCTACATGGGCGAGGTCGACACGCAGCGCCAGGCCGTCAACGTGGCCCGGATGCGCCTCCTCGGCGCCGAGGTCGTCTCGGTGACGACCGGGTCGCGCACCCTGAAAGACGCCATCAACGACGCCCTGCGCGACTGGGTCTCGAGCGTCGAGAAGACGCATTACGTGCTCGGCACGGTCGCCGGGCCGCACCCCTTCCCGACGATGGTGCGCGACTTCCACAAGATCATCGGCGAGGAGGCGCGGCAGCAGGTCCTCGAGCTGACCGGAGCCCTCCCCGACATCGTCGGCGCGTGCGTCGGCGGCGGCTCGAACGCCATCGGCATCTTCGACGCGTTCCTCGACGACGAGGGCGTCGAGCTCTACGGCTTCGAGGCCGGAGGAGACGGGGTCGAGACGGGTCGCCACGCGGCCTCCATCACCCTCGGTCGCACGGGCGTCCTCCAGGGCGCGAAGTCCTACCTCATGCAGGACGACGACGGCCAGACCGTCGAGAGCCACTCCATCTCGGCGGGCCTCGACTACCCGAGCGTCGGGCCGGAGCACGCCTGGCTCGCCAAGATCGGCCGCGTCACCTACGAGCCCGTCGTCGACGCCGACGCCATGGAGGCCTTCCGCCTCCTGACGCAGACCGAGGGCATCATCCCCGCGATCGAGTCGTCGCACGCCCTCGCCGGTGCGATCCGCCTCGGTCTCGATCGGGGCCCCGACACGACGATCCTCATCAACCTGTCCGGCCGCGGCGACAAAGACGTGGCGACGGCGAGCCGCTACTTCGGCATTCTCGACGAGGAGGCGCAGCAGCTGTGA
- the trpA gene encoding tryptophan synthase subunit alpha, with amino-acid sequence MSGIDTTSKVSAAIAGARTSRSGAVIGYLPVGFPDLTTSIDAAVAMAESGIDVIELGLPYSDPVMDGPVIQAATQRALAEGFRVKQIFGAVKEITAQTASPVVVMTYWNPVSQYGAQRFADDLRDAGGAGLITPDLVPDEAAEWVAAADAADLDRVFLAAPSSSEARLRQAVEASRGFVYTVSTMGITGTRTDVDQAAETLVARLRAVGVENACVGLGISTPEQVREVLAYADGAIIGSAFVRALAEGGVERLREVASDLAAGSKVS; translated from the coding sequence GTGAGCGGGATCGACACGACCAGCAAGGTCTCCGCCGCCATCGCGGGCGCCCGGACATCCCGCTCGGGCGCCGTCATCGGCTACCTGCCCGTCGGGTTCCCCGATCTCACGACGAGCATCGACGCCGCCGTCGCGATGGCCGAGAGCGGCATCGACGTGATCGAGCTCGGCCTGCCCTACTCCGACCCCGTGATGGACGGCCCCGTCATCCAGGCCGCCACGCAGCGGGCTCTGGCCGAGGGCTTCCGCGTCAAGCAGATCTTCGGCGCGGTCAAGGAGATCACCGCGCAGACGGCCTCGCCCGTCGTCGTGATGACCTACTGGAACCCCGTGTCCCAGTACGGCGCGCAGCGCTTCGCCGACGACCTGCGCGACGCAGGAGGCGCGGGGCTGATCACCCCCGACCTCGTCCCCGACGAGGCGGCCGAGTGGGTCGCAGCGGCCGACGCCGCCGATCTCGACCGCGTGTTCCTGGCCGCGCCCTCGTCGAGCGAGGCGAGGCTCCGGCAGGCCGTCGAGGCGAGTCGCGGTTTCGTCTACACCGTCTCCACGATGGGGATCACCGGCACTCGCACCGACGTCGACCAGGCCGCCGAGACGCTCGTCGCACGCCTCCGCGCGGTCGGCGTCGAGAACGCCTGCGTCGGTCTGGGCATCTCCACGCCCGAGCAGGTGCGCGAGGTCCTGGCCTACGCCGACGGCGCCATCATCGGCTCCGCGTTCGTCCGGGCCCTGGCCGAGGGCGGCGTCGAGCGGCTCCGCGAGGTCGCCTCCGATTTGGCCGCGGGCAGTAAAGTCTCGTAG
- the trpC gene encoding indole-3-glycerol phosphate synthase TrpC, whose translation MLDDLYAGALADAEARRAVRPLSVVERDALARPQAVDARAALQPAERVKIIAEVKRASPSRGDLSAIPDPASLALSYQTGGASAISVLTEGRRFKGTLADLEAVRDVVSVPVLRKDFIAEAYQVLEARAAGADLVLLIVAGLAQAKLVELHELVLSLGMTALIETHSAEEVERGLDAGATVLGVNARDLTTFDLDPDLFGSLADRIPSGVVRVAESAVTAPSDVAHYRRAGADVVLVGEALVVHGDPVDALTTFLEV comes from the coding sequence GTGCTCGACGACCTCTACGCGGGCGCCCTCGCCGATGCCGAGGCTCGACGGGCCGTCCGCCCGCTCAGCGTCGTCGAGCGCGACGCGCTCGCCCGACCGCAGGCCGTCGACGCGCGCGCCGCCCTCCAACCGGCCGAGCGCGTGAAGATCATCGCCGAGGTCAAGCGCGCGAGCCCGTCGCGCGGCGATCTCTCCGCGATCCCCGACCCCGCCTCGCTCGCGCTCAGCTACCAGACGGGCGGCGCCAGCGCGATCAGCGTCCTCACCGAGGGCCGCCGCTTCAAGGGCACCCTGGCCGACCTCGAGGCCGTCCGCGACGTCGTCTCCGTGCCGGTCCTCCGGAAGGACTTCATCGCCGAGGCCTACCAGGTCCTCGAGGCCCGTGCCGCCGGCGCCGACCTCGTCCTCCTCATCGTCGCCGGTCTCGCGCAGGCGAAGCTCGTCGAGCTCCACGAACTCGTCCTGAGCCTCGGCATGACCGCCCTCATCGAGACCCACTCGGCCGAGGAGGTCGAGCGCGGCCTCGACGCGGGCGCCACCGTCCTCGGCGTGAACGCCCGCGATCTCACCACGTTCGACCTCGATCCCGACCTCTTCGGATCGTTGGCCGACCGCATCCCCTCCGGCGTCGTCCGGGTGGCCGAGTCCGCCGTGACCGCCCCCTCCGACGTCGCCCACTACCGCAGGGCCGGTGCCGACGTAGTCCTCGTCGGCGAGGCCCTCGTCGTCCACGGCGACCCCGTCGACGCCCTCACCACCTTCCTGGAGGTCTGA